A segment of the Synechococcus sp. MEDNS5 genome:
ATTCGTCTTTGCTCAGCGGTGTGACGACAAACACTTCCTGCGCGCTGGTGCCTCTGCGGGCCACCACCTTGAATCCTCCGGACACCGGTGTTGAAATTCGAAGTTGAAGGCCAACGCATCGGCCTCTAACTCGACTGATCACCCCGGGAGTGATCGTTTGGATGGCTGGGTCTGTGGCCAGTTTCTTGAGCCAAGGAATCAGTCCCTCGACGTAAGTGCTGTGCGTGATCACCAGGCGCCCCACGACCAGACCAGCAACATGAAACAAGCTGGCCGAAGCTAAAGGATCTGGCTACAGAGAAGACAGCGATGCTGTCCCCCATGCTCCGATCCGTTGACAGCCTCTGTCTGCAAGTGATCGCCCCTCTCAAGGATCGCTGCGGTCCGCAAGCACGCGTCTTAACAGCGGAGCTGCATGGAGACGAAGTCAGGGGTCTGGCTTTTTGTCCTGGGAAAGTGATGCGCTATGTGCTGGTCGCTCAGAACCAGAAACTGAAAACCACGGAACTGCTGAAGCTCACCCGCGCCAGCCGGCAGCCAGCGGCCTGACGTTTAATCAGTCAAGTTCGCTGGTGAGAACGGAAGCCAGCGCCTGCTCAACCTTGCGCTGAAACAAGTTGGTATCGACGCGAAGCAGCATCACGCCAGCGATGAGAAGACCAATGGCTTGCACGATGAAGACGCCCGCGTAAGCACTGAAACTGTTCTGAGAGCCAGTGAACTGACCAAAGAAGCTGAGCAGAGCTCCACCTCCGATGGTGGCCAGTCCC
Coding sequences within it:
- a CDS encoding DUF2103 domain-containing protein; the encoded protein is MGRLVITHSTYVEGLIPWLKKLATDPAIQTITPGVISRVRGRCVGLQLRISTPVSGGFKVVARRGTSAQEVFVVTPLSKDELRERIKASSP